One part of the Bradyrhizobium sp. CB1650 genome encodes these proteins:
- a CDS encoding ABC transporter permease, with protein MKQFWTSMLRSPSGVIGLIILLLAISVAVFGPMLFPNSPWRMVQRPFLPPFTLATVPLGTDALGRDVFAGMIFGARVSLLVGLVSTLVALIVGVPVGAVAGYFGGKVDDALMRFTEFFQTIPSFALAIVLVAILQPSIYSIVASIAVVSWPPVARLVRGEVLSLRTREYVQAAVVTGQSNTWIILREILPNALSPVIVLASLMVATAILLESSLSFLGLGDPNLISWGYMVGAGRTVIRQAWWITVFPGVAILISVLGLNLIGEGLNDALNPRLSREGR; from the coding sequence ATGAAACAGTTTTGGACATCGATGCTGCGCAGCCCGAGCGGCGTCATCGGGCTCATCATCCTTCTGCTCGCGATCTCGGTCGCGGTGTTTGGCCCGATGCTATTCCCGAACTCACCCTGGCGCATGGTGCAGCGACCGTTCCTGCCGCCTTTCACGCTCGCGACAGTGCCGCTCGGCACCGACGCGCTCGGCCGCGACGTCTTCGCAGGCATGATCTTTGGCGCGCGCGTGTCGCTGCTGGTGGGACTCGTTTCCACGCTGGTGGCACTGATCGTCGGCGTGCCGGTCGGCGCCGTGGCCGGCTATTTCGGCGGCAAGGTCGACGATGCGCTGATGCGCTTCACCGAATTCTTCCAGACCATCCCGAGCTTCGCGCTCGCGATCGTGCTGGTGGCGATCCTGCAGCCCTCGATCTATTCGATCGTGGCCTCGATTGCGGTGGTGAGCTGGCCGCCGGTCGCCCGCCTCGTGCGCGGCGAGGTGCTGTCGCTGCGCACGCGGGAATATGTCCAGGCTGCCGTCGTCACCGGCCAGAGCAACACCTGGATCATCCTGCGCGAGATTTTGCCCAATGCGCTGTCGCCGGTGATCGTGCTGGCCTCGCTGATGGTCGCGACCGCGATCCTGCTGGAATCCTCGCTGTCCTTCCTCGGCCTCGGCGACCCCAATCTGATCTCCTGGGGCTACATGGTCGGCGCCGGCCGCACCGTGATCCGTCAGGCCTGGTGGATCACCGTGTTTCCCGGCGTCGCCATCCTGATCTCGGTGCTCGGACTGAACCTGATCGGCGAAGGCCTCAACGACGCGCTCAATCCGCGGCTGTCGCGCGAGGGACGCTGA
- a CDS encoding ABC transporter substrate-binding protein encodes MPKRVLLGLLLASGLAASAPAQEPKTGGVINAVIQPEPPGLMLAMIQNGPTQMVSGNIFEGLLRYSPKLEPQPELAESWSVSEDAKTYTFKLRKGVTWHDGKPFTSADVLFSIEMLKQTHARARNNLAQVDKVEAPDDYTVVFTLKQPFGPFLGIFEVGSMPMVPKHLYEGTDWKTNPYNNAPVGTGPFMFREWQKGSFIRLVRNPNYHEKGKPYLDEIYWQIIPDAAARSVAYETGKVDVLPGGSVENFDVPRLSKLKDTCVTGAGWEFFSPLAWLWLNNRQGPLADKRVRQAIMYAIDRNFAKDVIWNGLGKVATGPSASTIKYYTDDVPKYPHDPAKAKALLKEAGYKGEKIRLLPLAYGETWQRWGEAVKQNLQDVGMNIETIATDVAGGNQKIGDWDYDIAFTYLYQYGDPALGVGRNYVSSAIAKGQVFNNVEGYSNPEIDKLFADGAVATPDSNRKEIYEKAQKILVEDVPVAWMLELQFPTITRCKVKNLITTGIGVNDGFKDAWLDK; translated from the coding sequence ATGCCAAAACGAGTGTTGCTTGGTCTCCTCCTCGCGTCCGGCCTCGCGGCCTCGGCGCCGGCGCAAGAGCCGAAGACGGGAGGCGTGATCAATGCGGTGATCCAGCCCGAGCCGCCCGGCCTGATGCTTGCGATGATCCAGAACGGTCCGACCCAGATGGTGTCGGGCAACATCTTCGAGGGGCTGCTCCGCTACAGCCCCAAGCTCGAGCCGCAGCCGGAGCTCGCCGAGAGCTGGAGCGTCAGCGAGGACGCCAAGACCTACACCTTCAAGCTCAGGAAGGGCGTGACCTGGCATGACGGAAAGCCCTTCACGTCGGCCGACGTGCTGTTCTCGATCGAGATGCTGAAGCAGACGCACGCGCGCGCCCGCAACAACCTCGCGCAGGTCGACAAGGTCGAGGCGCCCGACGACTATACCGTGGTGTTTACGCTGAAGCAGCCGTTCGGCCCTTTCCTCGGCATCTTCGAGGTCGGCTCGATGCCGATGGTGCCGAAGCATCTCTATGAAGGCACCGACTGGAAGACCAACCCCTACAACAACGCGCCGGTCGGCACCGGGCCCTTCATGTTCAGGGAGTGGCAGAAGGGCTCGTTCATTCGCCTGGTCAGGAATCCGAACTACCACGAGAAGGGCAAACCCTATCTCGACGAGATCTACTGGCAGATCATCCCCGACGCCGCCGCGCGCTCGGTGGCGTACGAGACCGGCAAGGTCGACGTCCTGCCCGGCGGCTCGGTGGAAAATTTCGACGTGCCGCGGCTGTCCAAGCTCAAGGACACCTGCGTCACCGGCGCCGGCTGGGAGTTCTTCTCGCCGCTGGCCTGGCTCTGGCTCAACAACCGTCAGGGGCCGCTCGCCGACAAGCGGGTACGGCAGGCGATCATGTATGCGATCGATCGCAATTTCGCGAAGGACGTCATCTGGAACGGCCTCGGCAAGGTCGCCACCGGTCCCTCGGCCTCGACCATCAAGTATTACACCGACGACGTGCCGAAATATCCGCACGACCCGGCCAAGGCCAAGGCGCTGCTCAAGGAAGCCGGCTACAAGGGCGAGAAGATCCGCCTGCTCCCGCTCGCCTATGGCGAGACCTGGCAGCGCTGGGGTGAGGCCGTGAAGCAGAACCTCCAGGACGTCGGCATGAACATCGAGACGATCGCAACCGACGTTGCCGGCGGCAACCAGAAGATCGGCGACTGGGACTACGACATCGCCTTCACCTATCTCTACCAGTACGGCGATCCCGCGCTCGGGGTGGGGCGCAATTACGTCTCCAGCGCGATCGCCAAGGGCCAGGTGTTCAACAACGTCGAGGGCTACTCCAATCCGGAGATCGACAAGCTCTTTGCCGACGGCGCAGTCGCGACGCCCGATTCCAACCGCAAGGAGATCTACGAGAAGGCGCAGAAGATCCTGGTCGAGGACGTACCGGTGGCCTGGATGCTCGAGCTGCAATTCCCGACCATCACGCGCTGCAAGGTCAAAAACCTGATCACCACCGGCATCGGCGTCAATGACGGCTTCAAGGACGCATGGCTCGACAAGTGA
- a CDS encoding ABC transporter ATP-binding protein → MVTTPPVVSIRNLKIALPKGAERPFAVDGVSLDLKPGKIVCVVGESGSGKSMCAHALMGLLPDAVSVTSGEIQFEDRDLLGLDDAAWRDLRGRRLAMIFQEPMTALNPLMRIGDQMAEMFEAHGLLSPKERRAKALALAREVGLPDPERIVRAYPHQLSGGQRQRAMIAMALALEPAVLVADEPTTALDVTTQAQILKLIRNLQRSRNMAVMFITHDFGVVADIADQVVVLRHGKVVEEGPASAVFNQPQHDYTKALLAAVPSMDPPARAPLDDQAKAVEVIGLDKTYVTSGGWFREDRRVDAAREVNFTILKGETLGLVGESGSGKSSVARLVMRLIEPDRGTVRIGDTDLTSLEGKALRAERHRIQMIFQDPFASLNPRRKIGNIIADGPIAAGTEPKVAFDRARDLLKMVGLDAGALERYPHEFSGGQRQRIGIARALAVEPEIIVADEAVSALDVSVQAQVLRLLEDLKARLGLSMLFITHDLRVAAQICDRIAVMQRGAIVELKPAAQLFAAPEHAYTRELLAAVPGRKERAPAA, encoded by the coding sequence ATGGTAACCACCCCGCCCGTCGTCTCCATCAGGAACCTCAAAATCGCGCTGCCCAAGGGCGCCGAGCGGCCGTTTGCCGTCGACGGCGTCTCGCTGGACCTGAAGCCCGGCAAGATCGTCTGCGTGGTCGGCGAATCCGGCTCCGGCAAGTCGATGTGCGCGCATGCGCTGATGGGCCTCTTGCCGGATGCGGTTTCCGTCACCTCCGGCGAGATCCAGTTCGAAGACCGCGACCTGCTGGGGCTCGACGACGCCGCCTGGCGCGACCTGCGCGGCCGCAGGCTTGCGATGATCTTTCAGGAGCCGATGACCGCGCTCAATCCGTTGATGCGGATCGGCGATCAGATGGCGGAGATGTTCGAGGCGCACGGCCTGCTCTCGCCCAAGGAGCGGCGCGCCAAGGCGCTGGCGCTGGCGCGCGAGGTCGGCCTGCCCGACCCCGAGCGCATCGTGCGCGCCTATCCGCACCAGCTCTCCGGCGGCCAGCGCCAGCGCGCCATGATCGCAATGGCACTGGCGCTCGAGCCTGCCGTGCTGGTCGCGGACGAGCCGACCACCGCGCTCGACGTCACCACCCAGGCACAGATCCTGAAGCTGATCCGCAACCTCCAGCGGAGCCGCAACATGGCCGTGATGTTCATCACCCATGATTTCGGCGTGGTCGCAGACATCGCCGATCAGGTCGTGGTGCTGCGCCATGGCAAGGTTGTCGAGGAAGGTCCCGCCTCAGCCGTCTTCAATCAGCCGCAGCACGACTACACCAAGGCGCTGCTCGCCGCGGTGCCGTCAATGGACCCACCGGCGCGCGCGCCGCTCGACGATCAGGCCAAGGCCGTCGAGGTGATCGGGCTGGACAAGACCTACGTCACCTCGGGCGGCTGGTTCCGCGAGGACCGCCGGGTCGATGCCGCGCGCGAGGTCAATTTCACCATCCTGAAAGGCGAGACGCTCGGCCTCGTCGGCGAGTCCGGCTCCGGCAAATCGTCGGTGGCGCGCCTGGTGATGCGGCTGATCGAGCCCGACCGCGGCACGGTACGGATCGGCGACACCGATCTCACCTCGCTCGAAGGCAAGGCGCTGCGCGCCGAGCGCCATCGCATCCAGATGATCTTCCAGGATCCGTTCGCCTCGCTCAATCCGCGGCGCAAGATCGGAAATATCATCGCCGACGGTCCTATCGCCGCCGGCACCGAGCCGAAGGTGGCGTTCGACCGCGCGCGCGACCTCCTCAAGATGGTCGGCTTGGACGCCGGCGCGCTGGAACGCTACCCGCATGAATTCTCCGGCGGCCAGCGCCAGCGCATCGGCATTGCACGCGCGCTTGCGGTCGAGCCCGAGATCATCGTCGCCGACGAAGCCGTCTCCGCACTCGACGTCTCCGTGCAGGCCCAGGTCTTGAGACTGCTCGAAGACCTCAAGGCACGGCTTGGCCTGTCGATGCTGTTCATCACCCACGACTTGCGTGTTGCCGCCCAAATCTGCGACCGCATCGCTGTGATGCAGCGCGGCGCCATCGTCGAGCTGAAGCCGGCGGCACAACTCTTCGCCGCGCCCGAGCACGCCTATACGCGCGAACTGCTAGCAGCGGTACCAGGCAGGAAGGAGCGCGCGCCGGCAGCGTGA
- a CDS encoding ABC transporter permease, which produces MLSFVAQRVLKGVIVLLAIVVLNFLLIRLAPGDPAVVMAGEAGASDQVFVKQLREKFGLDKPLPEQLLIYVKGVVTFDLGFSFRQQAPVSKLILERLPATLLLTLTAFAISLALGILFGTLAARFAGTWLDTAVTIFALIFYAMPIFWVALMGILLFSVTVDWLPSFGYDTVGGNYTGFAHVIDVAKHLIMPAMTLGLFFMATYTRMTRASMLEVKQLDFVKTARAKGLSDAVIQRRHVLRNALLPVVTLAGVHSGTLIGGAVITETVFAWPGIGRLMYDALLQRDYNLLLGVFVICSAMVLIFNLITDLVYRLVDPRIEFAA; this is translated from the coding sequence ATGCTCTCCTTCGTCGCTCAGCGTGTCCTCAAGGGCGTGATCGTCCTCCTCGCGATCGTCGTCCTCAATTTCTTGCTGATCCGGCTGGCGCCCGGCGACCCTGCGGTCGTCATGGCGGGCGAAGCCGGCGCCAGCGATCAGGTGTTCGTCAAGCAGCTCAGGGAAAAATTCGGTCTCGACAAGCCGCTGCCCGAGCAGCTCCTCATCTACGTCAAGGGCGTCGTCACCTTCGACCTCGGTTTCTCCTTCCGCCAGCAGGCGCCGGTGTCGAAGCTGATCCTGGAACGGCTGCCGGCGACGCTCCTGCTGACGCTGACGGCATTCGCGATCTCGCTCGCGCTCGGCATCCTGTTCGGGACCCTCGCGGCGCGTTTTGCCGGGACCTGGCTCGACACGGCGGTCACGATCTTCGCGCTGATCTTCTACGCCATGCCGATCTTCTGGGTGGCGCTGATGGGCATCCTCCTGTTCTCCGTCACGGTCGATTGGCTGCCGAGCTTCGGCTACGACACGGTCGGCGGCAACTACACCGGCTTCGCCCATGTGATCGACGTCGCAAAGCACCTGATCATGCCGGCGATGACGCTCGGCCTGTTCTTCATGGCGACCTATACCCGCATGACGCGGGCCTCGATGCTGGAGGTGAAGCAGCTCGACTTCGTCAAGACCGCGCGCGCCAAGGGCCTCTCCGATGCCGTGATCCAGCGCCGTCACGTGTTGCGCAACGCGCTGCTGCCCGTCGTGACGCTCGCTGGCGTGCATTCCGGCACGCTGATCGGCGGCGCAGTCATCACCGAGACCGTGTTCGCCTGGCCCGGCATCGGACGTCTCATGTACGACGCACTCTTGCAGCGGGACTACAACCTCTTGCTCGGCGTCTTCGTGATCTGCTCCGCCATGGTGCTGATCTTCAACCTCATCACTGACCTGGTCTATCGCCTGGTCGACCCGCGCATCGAATTCGCCGCATGA